TCAAGCACTTTTTACAATGTTTTAGTCCCTTTACACATTCGCAGAGCGCGCAGGGAACACGCGGGTGTTGCCTTGTTTCTTTTTGAATTATCTAACCTTCATGCCATCGAAACCACTTACGGTGTAGCCCAGTCTAATGAGGCGGTCAAGGCAGTCGCATTGGTGCTTCAAGGTCAGCTCACCCACCCCAGTGGGATGCTTTTTCGTATGAATGCCTTTACTTTTTGCATGGTTTTTTGGTTTGATGTTTACAAGGAAGCAAACCAAACCCACGCAAAAACCCAAGATCGACTCAAAGATATCACCCTTTTTGCAGGGGAAAAACCCTTGAAACTCACCATTCAAAATGGCAGAGCATTTATGTTTCCGGGGTCTTACATGGATGAGGCACTTTTATACCAAAGCGCCTACAGTGACCTTAAAAAATACCAAAACGAAGAGATAGCCCAATTTTAGTAACGTGCTTTAGTGGATTTACTACAAAGATAAAATGAGCTACAATGCTTTACATGTAAACAAAGTTCTTGCAAAACAGGATTAGCAAGAACGCCAATGCTTGTTGTTGCCGCAGGCTTCCTTTTTAGTCATCTTGCACCAACCGTGCAAAAGGGTCTACATGAGGGTTTTACTTTTTTTAGTTGTGTTATTTAGCTTACTTCACACAGAACATGCGCGTAATAGCATGCGCGAATCAACCGCTTTTTCTCTTGATTTTTTAACCCCCGAAGAACAAAGTTTTTTAGCACAAAATCCCACCATTCCCATTGGCGTAGATTTTCAATGGCCACCTTTTGAATTTCAAGAAAACGGTATTCAACAAGGCTACTCCATGGATGTCTTGCGCCTCCTTGAAGAACGCCTTGGCGTCCGCTTTACACTCGTTTCAAAAGCACAATGGAGCCAAACCTTTGCCTTGTTTGAAAAAGGAGAAATTCCTGCTCTTTCCATGGTTGCTCCCACAAAAGAACGTGAAGCCTTTGCGCTTTTTGGAACACCCATCCTTCAAGCCAACCTCGCCCTTGCCTTACCAAAAAATGCACAACAAGTGGTCTCTTTTGAACAGCTTGTTGGCAAAAAAGTAGGTGCTATTGCTGAGTATTGGTATATTCCTTACATTCAACAAGAACATCCGCGCATCACCCTTGTGACTTTTTCTTCCATTCAAGAGGCATTTAAAGGGTTGCTAGAGGGAGAAATTGATGCTTATTTAGACATTCAACCTGTTTTGCATTATTATCTTAACCGTTATTTTTCCACTGAGTTTAAAGCCTCACTTCCTCTAAAAATTCCCCACGCCCCTTTGGTTGATTATCACATTGGCGTACACAAAGAGTTTCCTCTTTTGCGCACCATTTTAGACAAAACATTGCATACCATCCCCCCTCAAACCCTTTTAAGCTTACAGCAAAAATGGCTAGGCGATACTTTGGCACCAAGCCTCTCTAGACAGCTTCTGATTCGCCCCCAAGTGCAACAATTTTTATCAAACCTACACACACTAAAACTTGGCATTGATACCAGCTGGCCGCCTTTTGAGTTTTTAGATGAACAGGGTCACCACAAAGGGGTTGTGCAAGAGGTTGTTGATTATATACTAACCCAATCACTAGGCATCACACCTCTACTTGTAAGCGCGCCTGTATGGAAAGAGCACATTGAAGCCATTCAAACCCAAAAAATCGATGTGATTTCAGGCATTGTTAACAACGAAGAGCGCGCCAAAAAAATGCTCTTCACGAACCCCTACCTAACCATGCCGTTGATGATTCTAGGAAGGTTTGATGAAAAACTGATTGATTCTTTAGATGAGCTACGAGGCAAAAATGTTGGTGTAGTTAACGGCTACGTTACGGGGGATATTTTGACCCAAAAGTACCCCCAGGTTATTCCGCGTTTTTTTCCCGATTTAAAAAGCGGTCTTATTGCGCTTAGTCAAGGCGAAGTGGACTATTTTTTCGACGGTTTAGCTGCCATGAATTACACTATTCGCGCCGAAGGAATTACAAACCTTAAGCTTCTTGGCCAAACAGGAGAGGTGTATGCTTTGAGTTTTGGTGTGCGTAAAGATTGGCCTGAACTTGTTGAGGCACTCAATTATGTCATTGACACCACGCCAAAAGAAACCATCAACCGGCTCATTGACCCTTGGGTTCATATGGAAATCCAAGGGTCAATTGACTATTCGCTAGCATGGAAAGCGGTCTTAATCTTCAGTTTTATTATTGCTTTTATTGTCTACTGGAACCGCCGCTTGCACGCTGAAATTCTCCATCGCAAAAAAATCGAGGAGCAGCTCTTTCAAGCGCAACTGCGGGCAGAAAAAGCCAATCAAGCCAAGAGTGAATTTCTCTCTAACATGAGCCATGAAATTCGCACGCCCATGAACGCGGTTATTGGGTTTGCAGACCTTACCGCCAAGATGGATTTGCCACCAAAAGCCCTACACAACATTCAAACCATTCAAAAATCCGCCAAGGCTCTCGTTGGACTCATTAACGATATTTTAGATCTGTCAAAAATCGAAGCAGGAAAGGTTGAAATCAAACGCGAAATTGTCAACGTCACCTCACTAGCAGAAGATTTGCAAGCTATTTTTTCCTTGCGAGCTAAACACAAAACTATCTACTTTGAAACCATCGTGCACCAAAACACGCCTAAGGCTTTGATTTTTGATGAATTGCGCGTGCGTCAAATCCTCGTCAATCTCATCGGAAATGCCGTAAAATTTACCCACGAGGGCGGTGTAAAAGTCTGCTTTAGTGCC
This DNA window, taken from Sulfurospirillum tamanense, encodes the following:
- a CDS encoding diguanylate cyclase domain-containing protein encodes the protein EPFYHVHMRMRHKNGEWIWIHSCGGILKRDINGNPELLGGWHLRIDEPKHKEDSLLEYLDATTGLFSSTFYNVLVPLHIRRARREHAGVALFLFELSNLHAIETTYGVAQSNEAVKAVALVLQGQLTHPSGMLFRMNAFTFCMVFWFDVYKEANQTHAKTQDRLKDITLFAGEKPLKLTIQNGRAFMFPGSYMDEALLYQSAYSDLKKYQNEEIAQF
- a CDS encoding transporter substrate-binding domain-containing protein, whose protein sequence is MRESTAFSLDFLTPEEQSFLAQNPTIPIGVDFQWPPFEFQENGIQQGYSMDVLRLLEERLGVRFTLVSKAQWSQTFALFEKGEIPALSMVAPTKEREAFALFGTPILQANLALALPKNAQQVVSFEQLVGKKVGAIAEYWYIPYIQQEHPRITLVTFSSIQEAFKGLLEGEIDAYLDIQPVLHYYLNRYFSTEFKASLPLKIPHAPLVDYHIGVHKEFPLLRTILDKTLHTIPPQTLLSLQQKWLGDTLAPSLSRQLLIRPQVQQFLSNLHTLKLGIDTSWPPFEFLDEQGHHKGVVQEVVDYILTQSLGITPLLVSAPVWKEHIEAIQTQKIDVISGIVNNEERAKKMLFTNPYLTMPLMILGRFDEKLIDSLDELRGKNVGVVNGYVTGDILTQKYPQVIPRFFPDLKSGLIALSQGEVDYFFDGLAAMNYTIRAEGITNLKLLGQTGEVYALSFGVRKDWPELVEALNYVIDTTPKETINRLIDPWVHMEIQGSIDYSLAWKAVLIFSFIIAFIVYWNRRLHAEILHRKKIEEQLFQAQLRAEKANQAKSEFLSNMSHEIRTPMNAVIGFADLTAKMDLPPKALHNIQTIQKSAKALVGLINDILDLSKIEAGKVEIKREIVNVTSLAEDLQAIFSLRAKHKTIYFETIVHQNTPKALIFDELRVRQILVNLIGNAVKFTHEGGVKVCFSATPNPQRDSTVDLHVKVEDTGIGILEEEQEKIFGMFEQQSGLNGRTYGGTGLGLAISKKFAELMGGVIRVKSAPKKGSTFTLTLTHVEVAASLPSRSKQTHSLHFHEACVLVVDDIEENLELLGDILETYGLSTILSASGEEAIHLAEEERPNLILMDIKMPQVDGCTAAKAIRANAITAHIPIIAVSASVLGEEDEAKNGTFDGFIPKPIDIAELETLLMDFLPHEKKALPCAPLTAQNNTLLAVSTAALPPLLAKAKEALNSGDFDIIEELILLLKETPGNEALIENLELGLEDIDIDALETKLTAIVAFLEKRVQDGI